The region tgtgggatcgGGGCGGAGGGAGGTgtaaggtatataattgtaaaactcattaaaacttttaattaaaaaaaagaaaaaaagaaaaaaaacagagttggaagggaccttgtaggtcatctagtccaacccccagccagCAAAGGCCACCCATCTTCGAGCTGCcgaagttgggaaacactgggtTACCTGAATCTCACAAGGAAGTGTCATGCCGTCATGCCCCTGTTGGAGCCTGAATCTGAGCTGGAATACAAGAGATTGAGGGGGCGACTTCTTTGGCTTTggaggaaaatggggaagggcagggccagtcaggccTGGGCTTTTCAGGAGTAGGACATCTTGTAGACAGGTGGAACAGGGGCAGgatgaacatgagagacagagctcaggcgagGAGCAAGGACCACCTGCTCCTGATCCAAGAGcccggagagtggagagaaggcgagaacagcaCGGTGAAATCTAACTCAGGTCATAATTTCAATGGCAGGAATGCCATAAGGAGGATTTATCCTGCAATTAAGGCTTAGTATTGATTGGTtgatttttattgattgattggtccttcggccatatcaaagcacagtgttccagaaacaaattattactaaaatttgatgaGAAGTTTAAAATGAATTagataaaatacgatttaaaatgaaattggaataaaacacgatttaaaatgaaattagaatgaaatacaataataattaaGCCTTAGTTAAAAGACCTGTCTACTTATTTTTGCAAATGATCTCTCAAgagaaaaatagctttttttctccttttaatccCTCACATCGGGGCGGGGGGAGTTGGGGCCATGAAATGGCGCTcatactggccggatgcccttcccgaCGCCTGCGTGGAGTTCACATCAGACCCCTAACCCATCGCGCccagatagagaaacatctgcctctgcctgggatcgaacccacagcctcctgagCGTGAGGCAAGAGcgctacctctaggccaccgcaccttCATTCTCAAGAATAGCTCAAcgagggaaaagggaagaagcTCATATTTTACCTGCTTTTCAATCATTTCGATATCGTATTTTTGGACCCAGTTTTCTATCTCCATTTCCACCTTGTATTTTTTCTAAAAAGGAAATAAGATCAGAGTAAAAATGGTCAGCTTGGCAGCAAAAATTATGATTCCGGTCTTGAAGGTTGTGGGACCGCTGCTGTCAGGGTGTGCAAATGTGTTTCATAGATTAGAGATTAGAttaattaatagagttggaagggaccttgtaggtcatctagtccaaccccccgcccaagcaggagaccctataccatttcggacagATGACAGTcctatctcttcttgaaagcttccagggatgaagctcccacaacctctgaatacagaataataacatattaacagagttggaagggaacttgtaggtcatctagtccaaccccgcacccaagcaggagaccctacaccatttcagtctcttcttgaaagcctccagtgatgaagctccaacaacttccgaaggcagcttctgtttcactggttgattgctctgtcaggaaattcctccttatttccaggttgaatctctccttggtcagtttccatccattcttccttgtctggccttcaggtgctttggaaagcaggttgaccccttcctctctgtggcagcccctcaaatattggaaggctgctatcctgtctcccctggtccttctcttgactagccatgcccagttcctgcaaccgttcttcgtatgttttagcctccagtcccttaatcatcctggttgctcttctctgccctctttctagagtctcaaaatcttttttatagtgtggtgaccaaaactggatgcaatactctaggtatggtcttactaaggctttatagagtggcattagtaTCTCCCTTGgtcttgattgtatccttctgttaatgcaatttaggattgtgttggcttttttggctaccgccgcacacggctggctcccatTTAACTGGgtgtccaccagtggtgggattcagccggttcgcacctattcgggcaaaccggttggtaactttctaagcagttcggagaaccggttgttggaagaaatctccttttgtttttttccccactttacagggctaatcctgtaaggaaggcaggaaggaaacattctggtgttgtttctagcctcatctttattgccctgcttgcagaaactgcctctcctgttaacatTGTAACagcttattgcattgtaacagcctaaggtgaagcgcccatcaacgtgagtgacattgagttggccacacccaaccagtgacatgaccaccgagccacacctacccagccggtcattagggcagaaaaccagttgctaaattatttgaatcccactaatgtccactaagactccaagatccctctcacagtcactgctctTAAGCCTGGTTTCTCTGCTCAGCCTCCGCCGGGACTCACCTTCCGATGGTTGAGTTCCACCTCTCGGTCTTCAGCCACCAGGGCGTTGAACTGAGCCCGCAGCTGCTGCAGCTCCTGTTGCAGCTTGGCGCATTTCGCCTGGGAAGTGCGCACCTCCGTTTTGTGCTGCTTCTCGGCTTCCGCCCGCGTGTGCTGGATTTGGCTTTCGGAGAACTTGGCCAGGTTGTACAAGTGGGTTTTCAGGTCTTTGATGACAGCGTTCTTCTTGGAaatctggaagaagaagaagaagaagaagaagaggaggaagaggaagaaggaggaggaggaggaggaggaggaggaggaggaggaggagaagaagaagaagaagaagaagaagaagaagaagaagaagaagaagaagaagaagaagaagaagaagaagaagaagaaacaacgaCAACTTTGCAATCCAACTCTCCAGTTGGGTGGAATCTTCTGAAAAGACCCACTGGATCCAAACCACACTTAGAATATCCCTGTTGAGGATTAGCGGAGTCGAAGTTGGTCACAGCAGTCAAAGCTGGACAAGATCTTTTTGTTGAAGGGTCCAGTTCAtcatcatttaacgaccccataatccctggcGGGGTAGAGTCTcaagcaactgaatggagctagcagagggtgtggatggccagatgcctttcctgttgccagagcagtgttttgttcagcagatatgttCCCATTGTGCCgagggagagaaatatctgcttctacctagaATCGAACTCCCaccctcctgattgtgaggccagAGCTTCACCTCTCGCACCACTCTCATTGAAGGGTCCAGTTCCCCTCCCTAAAGACATAGCcactagtacaggtagtcctcgaattatgacCAACATTGAGCCCAACATATCTGTGGCTGAGCTggtggtcgcaagtcgaggatgGATAATCTCTCTCCAGATTTGGCATGAAAACATTATCTTATCTTGAAGCTGACAAATATGTCAGACTCAATTAGGGTCATAAATCGAGGGCCATCTCTctagtgagccgaggtggcgcagtggttagagtgcagcactgcaggctacttcagctgactgctagctgcagttcagcggttcaaatctcaccggctcaaggttgactcagccttccatccttccgaggtgggtaaaatgaggacccagattgttgggggcaatatgctgactctgtaaaccgcttagagaaggctgaaagccctatgaagcggtatataagtcttaactgctattgctattgctagtcaaatgtattttttaaaaaattgatcttCCCTTCAATCACGTCTAGTTTTCTGAGGCTACCTGTAGTTTTTCTTGGCGaggatttgccattgcctctttcctagggctgagggagAGAGGCTGGCTCAAGGTCATGCCTAACAGCAGGACTACAACTCAGTTTCCCAGTTTTTAGCTCAGTCGCCGGACCTAACTCGTTCTCAAGtgtttttctattatttctctctttttccccccttcccattcAATCATGTCCGTTTCTTCGAAACTGCCCGCCCAAAGTCTCATCAAAGTTTCAGGGGTTTGTCATTGCCGCCTTACTAGGGTTGAGAGAAAGCGCCTGGCCCAAGCTCAACCCGCTGGCTTGATGCCTAAGGTGAGACCAGAGTTCTAGAACTCCCATTTTCTAGCTCGGCATCTTCATCATTACACCACACTGGCTCTTACGGTTAAATCTatactcccttttttttttttgcttacgaTCTGGTTTTCCAagggaaacagcccattttggcAACTCGTTAAATCTCGTGTTTGGCCAGCCAAGTGGACCACAGTTAGATCCTGCCTGCTTAGCTCCACCActgttgtggctcgccagcagCCGGCAGAGctgactcagacagtgaggaggttggggaggaagatgggccagtcctggagtctggggaaggctcagacgagggctctacaccggaggcagaaatggggccagggctatccgacagttatcagctgccttcggagtcggatatccgtggggcagaagaacagctggagcctgttcccaagtgtgcgcatgcgcagagttgccagacgaagggaacagctaaagaacaggggtcgacttggtagtaaagccacaggtgggcggtgaatggcccctcccagagggaataaaagaggagcgaaagcggagtggagtttgcaggagggtcgacttgggagtaaggccgcaggtggacggtgaatagggaataaaagaggagcgaaaggggagtggagtttgcaggagacaattagttcattcctgcattcctgCCAAATAttgtggcgtctgaaagatatcggcttggctactctccaagcctgatcaaggtcggtaattgtgaactctcttgaaagactgtgggagaggaaagactgtgctggagaggaattcactgtccatgaaataaaaggggtttatcgggacgaggagtttatcggcttcgtgctgctggggaagcctacgGCACAACAACCATCCTACCTCCTCATCCCTATTCTGCACGGCTGCAGTAAGTTCGTCTTCCAGAGCTGCCGCGGTCTCCGTGTTTTTCTTGTCTCTCTGGAAGACTTCGTACAAAAACcgatgtttctccttttcttctagaGGGGTGGTGAGGAGCTGCTCGAAGAGGAAGCCCCTCTGCTTGGACAAGCAATGAATAAATTTGTGGACGGACGGGTCCCTGGTGTAAAACACCTCTCTCAGAGCTTGGCAAGCGCCAGTGTTGGTGTAAAGCAGGCGTAGGATATTTCGGACCGAGCTTTTAAGGCCTTGAACATGCAGCGTGAGATGGCCATCGGGATCCACCAGGCCAAAGAAAGTTCCCTTCCCGGAGCCTATATAGAGCATATTTTCTTCTTCCGGGTGGGACAGCATACATTCCAGGATGTTTGAGAGCCGGAGATGTTCTCGGAAGGCTCCCGTGAGGTCAGGACCCAAGAAGGGCTTAAACTCATCGAGGTTCTCGATGACGTGGGAGAAGACACTGACCAGTTCTATCTTGAAGATGGTTTCATCCAAGACGGATATGATCCTCTTGGTCTCGACGGTGCTCAGCTTCGACCGAGCGGGATCCAAGATCCTTAAGGGAGCTCGGATAGCCTTTTTCGGGCGGATGGAATCCACCAGCTCGTAAGACGTGGAGACCAATTCCGTCGTCATCTTTTCTGCTGCTTTTGAATCTCCCGGCAAGGCTTCGGTTGTTTGAATGCCTTTGTTTTAGGGCCCCCGAGGAAGAGGATTCTAAGACGGAGCAATGGGCGCGAGGATTAACCTTGAGGGACAGAACGAAGAGAGGAAACCAATGTTCAGAGAAGAGGCATCGGAGTCCAGGGCGGAAATGTAACCTGGGAAAGAGTCTCAGACACGACCCTCGCTATTTCCTCCtgaagataaagataaaataaggactgtgtaaccttacaataatatAACGATTGGAATGAATAATAAAGCAAAGGGGATACCGATAATGATAGCTGCCTTaggtacaatcccaaaacatctggagcagtggggaaattcaattttttttttactaccggttctgtgggcatggctcagtgggtgtggtagggaaaggatactgcaaaatccccattctccccctccctcacttcaggggaagggtactgaaaaatcttcattcccaccccactctggggccagccagaggtggtatttgccggttctgcgaactcaaaatttcctctaccggttctccagaacctgatgaatttccCACCTGATCGTCAGCCCCccttgaacaccatcggcattgacaaaatccccatcagtcaattgcaaaaagacaGCTTTAAtttagaacagcttacatcctgcgtgGATAGCTTTAATACCaacaaacatccacatctgcttaTCCCAGATTCGTGGGAAGGACTGACTGGatggataaaaataccaaattgAGACTGGCTGATGGTGTTACCAGCCCTAATAATGATCTGGAGCATCCCTTGAACTCGGTCGGCGTTGACAAAATCcccatcggtcaattgcaaaaaggcagcttggattggaacagctgacatcctgcgatgatatctttaatattattaaataataacattTGCCTATCTTGatgggaaggactcgataggcGAACCAAAATACCAAATCTTGTTTGAACATCTGGCTGTGTGATGAACAgatgaataataaaaatgaaatataataataataataataattatacaggtagtccttgagtgaTGACccccaattgaacccaaaatgtagGTTGCTAACTGAAAAATTTATTcagtgagtttgctccatttgCATGATTTTCCTTGCCGCTGTTCTTAAGTGCATcattgcagttgttcaattagtgacatggtcgttaagtgaatctgatttttcCCATTGAATTGGCTGGTTGCCAGGTTGCAAAACGGGATccctgggacaccgcaaccatcataaatgtgagtcagttgccaagcatctggattttgatcacgtgaccgcagggatgctgcaacggtcattaagtgtgaaaaacggccgtaagttgtgagtttgaacggtcactgagtTGCTgtcacttgaggactacctgtgctccgtaggtggataaaaatgtcaaacctgcttatcggtggctagggggggaaaaaaactttggaaatgaaaaaatgatatgctttaattgaagaaagtaaatgatgatataattttgctgtgaaataatctaacaatgacacaacgaaga is a window of Thamnophis elegans isolate rThaEle1 chromosome 13, rThaEle1.pri, whole genome shotgun sequence DNA encoding:
- the IQCD gene encoding dynein regulatory complex protein 10; translated protein: MTTELVSTSYELVDSIRPKKAIRAPLRILDPARSKLSTVETKRIISVLDETIFKIELVSVFSHVIENLDEFKPFLGPDLTGAFREHLRLSNILECMLSHPEEENMLYIGSGKGTFFGLVDPDGHLTLHVQGLKSSVRNILRLLYTNTGACQALREVFYTRDPSVHKFIHCLSKQRGFLFEQLLTTPLEEKEKHRFLYEVFQRDKKNTETAAALEDELTAAVQNRDEEISKKNAVIKDLKTHLYNLAKFSESQIQHTRAEAEKQHKTEVRTSQAKCAKLQQELQQLRAQFNALVAEDREVELNHRKKKYKVEMEIENWVQKYDIEMIEKQEEIDEIDEVYVVEKEDLAHLRERYTRLDEEYCQIVEERKVKQEQKDKAEKELAILARAATLIQAVWKGYLVRSLLRSKRKKKGKGKKGRK